A region from the Candidatus Electrothrix scaldis genome encodes:
- a CDS encoding ATP-binding protein, which translates to MKLSRISLRTYLVLMNSVLLCLLYPMLMVIFVEKTIGYRDGQLQEDINEMRQDMQDRSAALVRSIGLSVRQAAAGYDFTFISDLMAEVVKNDPEMVYCMVMDHDRRLLAHPDKNKLGMKLDDSLARRNTTQLWPIFPKTYSGGQSLEVFFLEEKDALGNTALLEAILPVYNGEKLWGVLRCGYTMHFLNSKTIQKFLRWEEQLRSLKLYFISVMSVFFTVSVFIAILFTRPLLRALDVLRRGVHRVREGDLGHEIRKDLVCHEFADLAESFNSMTGSLRMSRKDLADYNRSLEKKVDERTLELKEIHDMLVKQAHEAGMAEMAVGVLHNIGNAITPAKISASALITRLKNSPLRNNLVQILHSLETMLESSQTCISGEQSKRMQKIIRLIPDSLSEEYGHIEKSLAQICDKHRHIEDIIRLQRQYARVPVGDNQYLDINQVAQDALNMFQDSLQRRDIDVELAFQDVPPVCLEEVHFLQILVNLIKNSYESFDSVEVENKKIVLSSVLEDSEPYNVVFSIKDNGCGFTEAERMNFFRFGYSTKARGSGFGLHSCANYLIANNGSIDATSAGPGMGAEFILRLPTDTSRNKLTTESPHNEKRQ; encoded by the coding sequence ATGAAGTTATCCAGGATTTCTCTTCGCACCTATCTGGTTCTCATGAACTCTGTGCTGCTCTGTCTGTTGTATCCTATGCTGATGGTTATTTTTGTCGAAAAGACTATAGGGTACCGTGACGGTCAGTTACAGGAAGATATCAATGAAATGCGCCAGGATATGCAGGATCGCAGTGCCGCCTTGGTGCGTAGTATCGGTCTGAGTGTACGGCAGGCAGCTGCTGGGTATGACTTCACCTTTATTTCCGATCTAATGGCCGAGGTGGTGAAAAATGATCCGGAAATGGTGTATTGCATGGTCATGGATCATGATCGGCGGCTCCTGGCACATCCTGATAAAAATAAGTTGGGTATGAAGCTGGATGATTCTCTTGCGCGACGCAACACGACCCAACTGTGGCCCATTTTTCCGAAGACCTACTCGGGCGGCCAGAGTCTGGAAGTGTTTTTTTTAGAAGAAAAAGATGCGCTTGGTAATACTGCCCTCCTGGAGGCTATTCTACCTGTATATAATGGTGAGAAACTTTGGGGGGTTTTGCGTTGCGGCTATACTATGCATTTTTTGAACAGTAAGACGATTCAGAAATTCCTACGCTGGGAGGAGCAGTTACGCAGTTTGAAGCTGTATTTTATCAGTGTAATGTCGGTGTTTTTTACAGTCTCTGTTTTTATAGCTATTCTTTTTACCCGCCCCTTGCTCCGTGCCCTTGATGTCCTGCGGCGGGGTGTGCATAGAGTGCGGGAAGGCGATTTGGGACATGAAATCAGGAAAGACCTTGTTTGTCATGAATTTGCTGATCTGGCAGAGTCGTTTAATAGTATGACCGGAAGCCTAAGAATGAGCCGAAAAGATCTGGCTGATTATAATCGCTCCCTGGAAAAAAAGGTGGACGAGCGTACACTGGAATTGAAAGAAATTCACGATATGCTGGTCAAACAGGCCCATGAAGCTGGCATGGCGGAAATGGCTGTGGGGGTGCTCCATAATATAGGCAATGCTATTACTCCGGCAAAAATCAGTGCCAGCGCATTAATCACTCGGCTAAAAAATAGCCCCTTGCGCAATAATCTGGTTCAGATTTTGCACTCTTTGGAAACTATGCTGGAGTCGTCTCAGACCTGTATTAGTGGCGAGCAAAGTAAAAGGATGCAGAAGATTATTCGCCTTATACCCGATTCTCTTTCGGAAGAGTATGGGCATATAGAAAAAAGTCTGGCGCAAATTTGCGATAAACATCGTCATATTGAGGATATCATTCGCTTACAAAGGCAATATGCCCGGGTTCCTGTAGGAGATAATCAATACCTGGATATTAATCAGGTAGCCCAGGATGCCTTGAATATGTTTCAGGACTCCTTGCAACGGAGGGACATCGACGTGGAACTGGCATTTCAGGATGTTCCACCGGTTTGTCTTGAGGAAGTTCATTTTTTACAGATCCTCGTCAACCTGATTAAGAACAGCTATGAATCCTTTGATAGCGTGGAGGTGGAAAATAAAAAGATAGTATTATCGTCAGTTTTAGAAGACAGCGAGCCGTATAATGTGGTATTCTCGATTAAAGATAATGGTTGTGGGTTTACAGAAGCAGAGCGGATGAACTTTTTTCGCTTCGGCTACAGTACAAAAGCCAGAGGCTCAGGATTTGGCTTGCATTCCTGTGCCAATTATCTCATCGCGAACAACGGCTCCATTGATGCCACCAGTGCTGGTCCTGGCATGGGGGCCGAGTTCATTCTGCGCTTACCGACAGACACCTCCCGGAATAAACTAACTACGGAGAGTCCTCATAATGAAAAACGGCAATAA
- a CDS encoding response regulator, protein MKNGNNRLLVIDDDHDIWKAYQLVLQPEQESEASSISQLSALLMEEYQEEPEESVDGAPDFDLTYASQGQDGFEMVKQALEDEQPFAIAFVDIRMPPGWDGMKTAAHIREVDPNIEIVIVTAYSDRSREEIAQTVGTLHKLLFFRKPFDPEELMQVAVSLCEKWNIGKKESEQRRELEIINEQLKEKIATNERLQEEGLQLQQKLHQAQKMEAIGLMAGGVAHDLNNILASIVGYPQLIKFHLPEHKLLHELAQEIEEAGERAAAVVDDLLTVARGVAVVKQTVDLNMLVEDYLSSTEAKEACTRHPEVLLSSELDPQTLPISCSPIHIAKCLMNLVNNAAEAIDGEGQVIIATGRKELTEALDNPANTIAPGHYAILQVQDNGPGISEEDQERVFEPFYTKKAMGRSGTGLGLAVVWNTALDHKGLVTVRSAQGQGTNFTLLFPLVDEEISLGEKIEPGLEELSGTGTIMVVDDDVRQLNLAGGMLKILGYEVIKATNGEEALEILAEQPVDLLVLDMIMPDMGGRQTYEEVTKLYPGQKAIISSGFAADKDVRKAQEMGAGSFVKKPYTLKQLGLAVRQELQPSDSQIEESLSVEKEQEYE, encoded by the coding sequence ATGAAAAACGGCAATAATCGATTACTCGTTATTGATGATGATCATGATATATGGAAGGCGTACCAGCTTGTATTACAACCTGAACAGGAGAGTGAGGCATCCAGTATCAGTCAGCTGAGTGCCTTGTTGATGGAAGAGTATCAGGAGGAACCAGAGGAATCTGTTGATGGGGCGCCGGATTTTGACTTGACCTATGCTTCTCAGGGCCAGGATGGGTTTGAGATGGTGAAGCAGGCACTTGAGGATGAACAACCTTTTGCTATCGCCTTTGTTGATATCCGCATGCCACCAGGTTGGGATGGGATGAAAACAGCTGCTCATATACGGGAAGTTGACCCCAATATCGAGATCGTGATTGTGACGGCTTATTCTGATCGATCCAGGGAGGAAATTGCCCAGACCGTCGGGACGCTCCATAAATTGCTTTTTTTTCGTAAACCCTTTGACCCGGAAGAACTGATGCAGGTTGCGGTGTCTCTGTGCGAAAAGTGGAATATAGGAAAAAAAGAAAGCGAACAGCGAAGAGAACTAGAAATTATTAACGAGCAATTAAAGGAAAAAATTGCCACCAACGAACGCCTACAGGAAGAGGGCTTGCAGTTGCAGCAGAAATTGCATCAAGCCCAGAAAATGGAGGCTATCGGGCTGATGGCCGGAGGCGTAGCCCATGATCTGAATAATATTCTGGCCTCCATTGTTGGCTATCCCCAGTTGATTAAATTTCACCTTCCTGAGCATAAACTGCTCCACGAGCTTGCTCAGGAGATTGAAGAGGCAGGAGAACGGGCTGCTGCGGTGGTTGATGATCTTTTAACCGTGGCACGGGGCGTGGCTGTCGTGAAGCAGACCGTTGATCTGAATATGCTGGTTGAGGATTATCTCTCCTCCACAGAGGCAAAAGAGGCCTGTACTCGACACCCGGAAGTTCTGCTGTCTTCTGAGCTGGATCCGCAGACCCTGCCCATCAGCTGTTCACCGATACATATTGCAAAATGTTTGATGAATCTGGTGAATAATGCAGCTGAGGCTATTGATGGGGAAGGGCAGGTGATTATTGCTACGGGGAGGAAGGAGTTGACAGAAGCTCTGGATAACCCGGCTAATACGATAGCGCCTGGTCATTACGCAATTCTCCAGGTCCAGGATAACGGTCCTGGCATTTCGGAAGAAGACCAGGAACGAGTCTTTGAGCCCTTTTATACGAAAAAGGCTATGGGGCGTAGTGGAACCGGACTGGGATTAGCTGTGGTTTGGAATACGGCCTTAGATCATAAGGGCTTAGTTACGGTGCGTAGCGCGCAGGGGCAAGGGACGAATTTTACCCTGCTTTTTCCCTTGGTTGATGAGGAAATATCTCTGGGCGAGAAGATAGAGCCCGGGCTTGAAGAGCTGAGTGGAACCGGCACGATTATGGTGGTGGATGATGATGTTCGGCAACTGAATCTTGCCGGTGGCATGCTGAAGATCCTTGGCTACGAGGTAATCAAGGCCACCAATGGTGAGGAGGCCCTGGAAATTCTGGCTGAGCAGCCTGTGGATCTCTTGGTTTTGGATATGATCATGCCGGATATGGGTGGTCGCCAAACCTATGAAGAGGTCACGAAACTCTATCCCGGCCAGAAAGCTATTATTTCCAGTGGTTTTGCCGCAGATAAAGATGTCCGTAAGGCTCAGGAAATGGGTGCGGGGAGTTTTGTAAAGAAACCTTATACATTAAAACAGTTAGGCCTAGCAGTTCGTCAGGAGCTGCAACCTTCCGATTCCCAGATAGAGGAGTCTTTGTCCGTAGAGAAAGAACAAGAGTATGAATGA
- a CDS encoding RNA-binding S4 domain-containing protein, which translates to MNEQSMNEQSMNEQSMSIAIRDEYIELYKLLKLTDLAASGGEAKYMISEGMVSVNGEPDTRKRRKTRVGEKVQCNGVEVEIIAG; encoded by the coding sequence ATGAATGAACAGAGCATGAATGAACAGAGCATGAATGAACAGAGCATGAGCATTGCTATTAGGGATGAGTACATAGAGCTGTACAAGCTTCTCAAGCTGACTGATTTAGCGGCCAGCGGTGGAGAGGCAAAATATATGATCAGCGAGGGCATGGTTTCGGTGAATGGTGAACCTGATACCAGGAAGCGGAGAAAGACCCGAGTGGGGGAGAAGGTGCAGTGCAATGGGGTGGAGGTAGAGATCATCGCAGGCTGA
- the purB gene encoding adenylosuccinate lyase, which translates to MNRDIYQEPLVSRYTSPEMQELFSERFKFTTWRRCWIALAEAQHELGLELVTQEMIDELKAHATDIDFDVAAAKEKEIRHDVMAHVYAYGLQCPKAEGIIHLGATSQFVVCNTDLIIQKKALQLIKKTLINTIANLSTFCRSYKDLATLGFTHYQPAQPTTVGKRNTLYIQDLLMDLEYIEALELQVKARGAKGTVGTQATFLELFQGDHGKVRELDTLVSQKLGFDTVFAVTGQTYPRKLDMKTAETLAGIGTSAHKFAVDLRLLSNLKVQEEPFAKKQVGSSAMAYKRNPMRSERMTGLARKLMGLPANFAATAGNQWFERTLDDSAIRRMDMAQAYLLTDAILKLYVNITSDMVVYPKQIERYLRAELPFMSTEKILMECVEKGESRQDMHEVIREHSVAAGLAVKEQGLENDLLNRLADDERVPFGLDELEGMISNYQEFTGRAAEQTVEFLDEVVAPVLETYQDQLGGVDASLKV; encoded by the coding sequence ATGAACAGAGATATTTATCAGGAACCCCTGGTCAGTCGCTATACTTCCCCGGAAATGCAGGAGCTCTTTTCTGAGCGCTTTAAATTCACCACTTGGCGTCGTTGTTGGATTGCTTTGGCCGAGGCACAGCATGAGCTGGGCCTGGAGCTGGTGACCCAGGAAATGATCGACGAGCTCAAGGCCCATGCGACTGATATAGACTTTGATGTTGCCGCAGCCAAGGAAAAGGAGATCCGCCATGATGTTATGGCCCATGTTTATGCTTATGGTCTGCAATGCCCCAAGGCTGAGGGCATTATTCACCTGGGAGCTACCTCCCAATTCGTGGTCTGCAATACCGACCTGATTATCCAGAAGAAGGCCCTCCAGCTGATCAAAAAGACTTTGATCAATACCATTGCCAATCTCTCTACCTTCTGTCGCAGTTATAAAGATTTGGCTACCTTGGGCTTCACTCATTACCAGCCTGCTCAGCCCACCACAGTGGGGAAACGTAATACCCTGTATATTCAGGATCTGCTCATGGATCTGGAATATATCGAGGCCTTGGAACTGCAAGTAAAAGCTCGCGGAGCCAAGGGGACCGTAGGCACCCAGGCCACCTTCCTGGAGTTGTTTCAGGGGGATCATGGCAAGGTGCGCGAGTTGGATACGCTGGTTTCACAAAAGCTTGGCTTTGATACGGTCTTTGCTGTCACCGGCCAGACCTATCCCCGGAAGCTGGATATGAAGACCGCAGAGACCTTGGCAGGTATCGGAACCTCTGCCCATAAATTCGCGGTTGATCTTCGCCTCCTTTCCAACCTCAAGGTTCAGGAAGAACCCTTTGCCAAGAAACAGGTAGGCAGCTCTGCAATGGCCTATAAGCGTAATCCTATGCGTTCTGAGCGGATGACTGGTCTGGCCCGGAAACTCATGGGGCTGCCTGCTAACTTCGCTGCTACTGCTGGTAACCAGTGGTTTGAGCGTACTCTGGATGACTCTGCCATCCGTCGTATGGATATGGCCCAGGCCTATCTCCTCACCGATGCGATCCTGAAGCTATACGTCAACATCACCAGCGATATGGTGGTTTATCCGAAACAAATAGAGCGATACCTCCGAGCCGAGCTGCCCTTTATGTCCACCGAGAAGATCCTTATGGAATGCGTGGAAAAGGGAGAGAGTCGTCAGGATATGCATGAGGTTATTCGTGAGCATTCCGTGGCAGCTGGCTTGGCCGTCAAGGAGCAGGGCTTGGAGAATGATCTCCTTAATCGTTTGGCCGATGATGAGCGGGTGCCTTTCGGATTGGATGAGCTGGAAGGGATGATCAGCAATTATCAGGAATTTACCGGCAGAGCTGCTGAACAGACCGTTGAGTTTCTGGATGAGGTTGTTGCTCCTGTCCTGGAAACATATCAGGATCAGCTTGGTGGGGTTGATGCTTCACTCAAAGTCTGA
- a CDS encoding DUF4911 domain-containing protein → MNRGTASRAPEPMYTFYLRIRPERISLFRFLLEGYDGLAVLSTMDAKDGLVRLIVPASRYTELWDLLFAICGDLCPSS, encoded by the coding sequence ATGAATAGGGGTACGGCAAGCCGTGCCCCTGAGCCCATGTATACCTTTTATCTCAGGATACGACCTGAGCGGATCAGCCTGTTTCGTTTCCTGCTGGAGGGCTACGATGGGCTGGCTGTGCTTTCCACGATGGATGCCAAGGACGGGCTGGTCAGATTGATCGTACCTGCATCCAGATACACAGAGCTTTGGGATTTGTTGTTTGCTATTTGTGGGGATTTGTGTCCTTCTTCATAG